Proteins found in one Nostoc sp. NIES-3756 genomic segment:
- a CDS encoding TIGR03792 family protein has product MVIEFLKFKVDPDLREAYIQKDAEIWTTALARYPGFLGKEVWINPHNFTEVVFVIHWETKEHWQAIPTEDLQAIEQTFSQAVGHGYELVESGEYQVRKFPHS; this is encoded by the coding sequence GTGGTTATAGAATTTCTTAAGTTTAAAGTTGACCCTGATCTGAGAGAGGCTTATATCCAGAAGGATGCAGAGATTTGGACAACAGCACTAGCACGGTATCCAGGCTTTCTAGGTAAAGAAGTTTGGATTAATCCCCACAACTTTACAGAGGTTGTCTTTGTGATTCATTGGGAGACTAAGGAACATTGGCAAGCCATACCAACAGAGGATTTGCAGGCTATTGAGCAAACCTTTAGTCAAGCTGTGGGTCATGGTTATGAGTTAGTAGAATCTGGGGAATATCAAGTACGGAAATTCCCCCATAGTTAG
- a CDS encoding phasin family protein, giving the protein MDSNNWLQQLMMLGIGTTSVVAEKLKQASDELVKDGKLNPEQAKAVMDDIVQQLKSEQGNWDAQMQRQMRNMMQDLGVARQSEVDELRGRIDRLERQVRDLENKLWR; this is encoded by the coding sequence ATGGACAGCAACAACTGGTTGCAGCAGCTAATGATGCTTGGTATCGGTACAACGTCTGTCGTAGCGGAAAAGCTTAAGCAGGCTAGTGATGAATTGGTTAAGGACGGTAAACTCAATCCAGAGCAAGCTAAGGCGGTAATGGATGACATTGTACAGCAGTTAAAGTCGGAGCAGGGAAACTGGGATGCCCAAATGCAACGACAAATGCGTAATATGATGCAGGATTTAGGAGTAGCGCGTCAGTCTGAAGTAGATGAACTGCGGGGGAGAATTGACCGTTTAGAACGTCAAGTGCGCGATTTAGAAAATAAGCTTTGGCGTTAG
- a CDS encoding replicative DNA helicase gives MAEELSFHGDGSDRLPPQNIEAEEAILGGILLDPEAIGRVSDRLLSEAFYVSAHKDIYQAALRLHAQGKPTDLLSVTSWLTDNELLTRIGGRNKLATLVDRTVSAVNIDALAGLVMEKYLRRQLIKAGNEIVHLGYETDKELPIVLDQAEQKVFGVTQERPQSGLVHIADTLINNFQEIEDRNQGIALPGIPCGFYDLDAMTSGFQRSDLIIVAGRPSMGKTAFCLNLANNIAAGMKLPVAVFSLEMSKEQLVQRLLASEAQIESGYLRSGRLSQTQWEPLSRAISMLSEMPIFIDDTPNITVTQMRSQARRLQAEQGLELGLIVIDYLQLMEGGGDNRVQELSKITRSLKGLARELSVPVIALSQLSRGVEARTNKRPMLSDLRESGCLTGDSLITLADSGLQVPIKELVGKSGFAVWALNQATMKLEKAVVSNAFSTGIKPVFTLTTRKGCKIRATANHKFLTIHGWRRLDELSPRQHLCLPRHLPSLGKQTMTYAEVALLGHLIGDGCTLPRHAIQYTTREIDLAENVVFLAKEVFGDAITPRISPERGWYQVYLSATQRLTHSVRNPVAKWLDSLGVFGLRSYEKFVPQELFLQPIELISCFLRHLWSTDGSIKLVRGKKPRPIAYYATSSYRLAVDVQTLLLKFGINATLKTVPQLGKGRDQYHVKITGKPDLELFILHIGAVGKYKLGSLQQIFEHLENCIHNTNRDTIPKDVWKKLVLPAMQSAELTTRELHSKIEISYCGSTLYKANLSRERALKVAEVVQSSELLALAQSDVYWDEIVAIEYSSEEEVFDLTVPGLHNFIANNIIVHNSIEQDADLVIMLYRDDYYNSDSPDRGIAEVIVAKHRNGPTGTVKLLFDPQFTKFKNLARSGY, from the coding sequence ATGGCTGAAGAATTAAGTTTTCACGGTGATGGTAGCGATCGCCTTCCACCCCAAAACATCGAAGCGGAAGAAGCGATTTTGGGGGGGATTTTGTTAGATCCAGAAGCGATTGGTCGAGTAAGCGATCGCCTCCTTTCTGAAGCATTTTATGTTAGCGCCCATAAAGATATTTACCAAGCTGCGTTACGTCTCCATGCTCAAGGTAAACCTACAGATTTACTCTCGGTCACAAGTTGGCTGACTGATAATGAGTTGTTAACTCGCATTGGTGGCAGAAATAAATTAGCCACACTGGTAGACCGCACCGTATCGGCTGTGAATATTGATGCCTTAGCCGGGTTGGTAATGGAAAAGTACCTGCGACGGCAATTAATTAAAGCTGGCAATGAAATTGTCCATCTCGGTTACGAGACAGATAAAGAATTACCCATAGTATTAGACCAAGCAGAACAAAAAGTTTTTGGTGTTACTCAAGAACGCCCCCAATCAGGTTTAGTTCACATAGCCGACACCTTAATTAATAACTTTCAAGAAATTGAGGATCGCAATCAAGGCATTGCCTTACCTGGGATTCCCTGCGGCTTTTATGATTTAGATGCCATGACCAGTGGCTTTCAGCGATCGGATTTGATTATCGTCGCTGGTCGGCCGTCAATGGGGAAAACAGCATTTTGCCTGAACCTAGCTAATAACATTGCTGCGGGAATGAAGTTACCTGTTGCTGTTTTCAGTTTAGAAATGTCTAAAGAGCAACTGGTACAACGTCTACTCGCAAGTGAAGCCCAAATCGAAAGCGGTTATCTGCGGAGTGGTCGCCTGAGTCAAACACAATGGGAACCATTAAGCCGGGCAATTAGTATGCTTTCGGAAATGCCCATTTTTATCGATGATACGCCAAATATTACCGTCACCCAAATGCGTTCTCAAGCCCGCAGACTGCAAGCCGAACAGGGTTTAGAACTAGGTTTGATAGTTATAGATTACCTGCAATTGATGGAGGGAGGCGGTGATAATCGTGTACAAGAATTATCAAAAATTACCCGTTCGCTCAAAGGTTTAGCTAGGGAATTATCTGTGCCTGTGATCGCTTTATCTCAGCTAAGTCGCGGCGTAGAAGCACGTACCAACAAGCGCCCTATGTTATCTGATTTAAGAGAGTCAGGTTGTTTAACTGGTGATAGCTTAATAACGTTAGCAGATAGCGGTTTACAAGTACCCATTAAGGAATTAGTAGGTAAGTCTGGTTTTGCCGTTTGGGCTTTAAATCAAGCCACAATGAAGTTAGAAAAGGCAGTTGTTAGTAATGCCTTTTCAACAGGTATAAAGCCTGTATTTACCCTAACGACTCGTAAGGGGTGCAAAATTCGTGCTACAGCTAATCACAAATTCCTGACAATTCATGGTTGGCGTAGACTAGATGAGTTAAGTCCTAGACAACATTTATGTTTACCACGGCATCTACCCAGTCTTGGTAAACAAACCATGACTTATGCTGAAGTTGCATTATTAGGGCATTTAATCGGTGATGGTTGTACATTGCCACGTCATGCAATACAGTACACTACCAGGGAAATAGATTTAGCTGAAAATGTCGTTTTCTTAGCAAAAGAAGTTTTTGGGGATGCAATTACTCCTAGAATTTCACCTGAACGCGGCTGGTATCAAGTTTATTTGTCTGCAACACAACGCTTAACTCATAGTGTGAGAAATCCTGTAGCCAAATGGCTAGATTCTCTTGGTGTTTTTGGTTTGAGGTCTTACGAAAAATTTGTTCCTCAAGAGTTATTCCTACAACCAATAGAGTTAATATCTTGCTTTCTTAGACATTTATGGAGTACAGATGGTTCTATTAAATTAGTTAGAGGTAAAAAACCAAGACCTATTGCATATTATGCAACTAGTAGTTATAGATTGGCTGTTGATGTACAAACTCTTTTATTAAAGTTTGGTATTAATGCAACACTCAAGACAGTTCCTCAATTGGGCAAAGGTAGAGACCAGTACCATGTAAAAATAACTGGTAAACCTGACCTTGAGTTATTTATTCTTCATATTGGAGCAGTAGGAAAATACAAGCTAGGTTCACTGCAACAAATTTTTGAACACCTGGAAAATTGCATTCACAATACTAATAGAGATACAATCCCCAAAGATGTTTGGAAAAAACTCGTTTTACCTGCAATGCAATCTGCGGAATTGACAACAAGAGAATTACATTCAAAGATAGAGATATCCTATTGTGGCTCCACGCTTTACAAAGCGAATTTAAGTAGAGAAAGAGCTTTGAAAGTTGCTGAGGTTGTTCAATCTAGTGAATTACTTGCTCTTGCTCAGAGTGATGTTTATTGGGATGAAATTGTTGCAATTGAATATAGCAGCGAGGAAGAAGTATTTGATTTGACTGTTCCTGGTCTGCACAATTTTATTGCTAATAACATCATCGTTCACAATTCTATTGAACAGGACGCGGATTTAGTCATCATGTTATACCGCGATGATTACTATAACAGCGATAGCCCCGATCGCGGCATTGCCGAAGTCATCGTAGCCAAGCACCGCAACGGCCCCACTGGTACAGTAAAACTCTTATTCGACCCACAATTTACCAAGTTCAAAAACTTAGCTAGGTCAGGTTATTAA
- a CDS encoding FKBP-type peptidyl-prolyl cis-trans isomerase encodes MKAILLSIGLMLVCVVVLVLAQVGGKQDSAIAANLPQTPPAVTSVKENNTPTKKNNMSDANAVTTASGLKYVEIKEGTGATPKTGQTVVVHYTGTLEDGTKFDSSRDRNSPFNFKIGVGQVIKGWDEGLSTMKVGGRRTLIIPSDLGYGARGAGGVIPPNATLIFDVELLEVK; translated from the coding sequence TTGAAAGCAATTTTACTCAGCATAGGTTTGATGCTGGTCTGTGTTGTAGTTTTGGTGTTAGCGCAAGTAGGCGGTAAACAGGACTCTGCCATTGCTGCTAATTTACCTCAAACTCCACCAGCCGTCACAAGTGTTAAAGAAAACAATACTCCAACAAAGAAAAATAATATGTCTGATGCTAACGCCGTCACTACCGCTTCTGGACTCAAGTATGTAGAGATCAAAGAAGGTACTGGTGCGACTCCTAAAACTGGACAAACTGTTGTAGTTCACTACACTGGTACTTTAGAAGATGGTACTAAATTTGATAGTTCACGCGATCGCAATAGTCCCTTCAACTTCAAAATCGGCGTTGGACAGGTAATCAAAGGCTGGGATGAAGGACTCAGCACCATGAAAGTAGGCGGTCGCCGTACATTAATCATTCCCTCAGACTTGGGTTATGGCGCTCGTGGTGCTGGTGGTGTAATTCCTCCCAACGCTACCTTAATATTTGACGTTGAATTGCTGGAAGTTAAGTAG
- a CDS encoding glycosyltransferase family 4 protein: MNLQANKSSLKVSIIVSDLSSAGAGRWGGGSVRSFLLAQALQKLNYEVEILGFVFGEAAVFPQSEIQIHQFIGHKYPQFLGSAAELLKRIDGDIIYAMRPKPTTLGLSLWKKLRTRLPVILDIDDWELSWYGGEKWQYRPSLKQLYRDIFKPDGALRNPDHPLYLKFLEGIAPKADAVTIHTKFLQERFGGIYIPNGKDTDLFNPINYDAEESRAFYGLSDYRILMFPGAPRPYKGVEDILTALDILNEPDLRLVIVGGSPYDDYDAQLMEKWGRWIIKLPKSPPTQMPKIVAAAHIIVVPQRNTPAALAQFPLKLTDGMAMAKPILATNVGDIPEIVGETAYLVEPACPEEMASQIKLIFADWDAASDRGRQARVRCIEKYSISAMASTLQSVIASL, encoded by the coding sequence GTGAATCTACAGGCGAACAAATCCAGCTTAAAAGTTTCTATTATTGTCAGCGACTTATCCAGTGCTGGAGCAGGAAGGTGGGGAGGCGGTTCTGTACGTTCTTTTCTCCTAGCTCAAGCACTGCAAAAGCTGAATTATGAAGTCGAAATTTTAGGATTTGTCTTTGGTGAAGCAGCAGTTTTTCCCCAATCAGAAATTCAGATTCATCAGTTCATAGGTCATAAATATCCCCAATTTTTGGGTTCGGCGGCAGAACTATTAAAAAGAATTGATGGTGATATTATTTATGCGATGAGACCTAAACCTACAACTTTAGGTCTATCTTTATGGAAAAAATTAAGAACTCGTCTGCCAGTAATTTTAGATATAGATGATTGGGAATTAAGCTGGTATGGAGGGGAAAAATGGCAGTATCGTCCCTCTTTGAAGCAACTTTATCGAGATATTTTCAAGCCAGATGGAGCTTTACGCAATCCCGATCATCCTTTGTATTTAAAATTTTTGGAAGGGATTGCGCCAAAAGCTGATGCAGTAACAATTCATACTAAATTTTTACAAGAACGCTTTGGTGGTATTTACATACCTAATGGTAAAGATACTGATTTATTTAACCCCATTAACTACGATGCCGAAGAAAGTCGAGCTTTTTATGGATTATCCGACTACAGGATTTTAATGTTTCCTGGTGCGCCCAGACCATATAAAGGGGTTGAAGATATCCTTACGGCGTTGGATATTCTCAATGAACCGGATTTAAGACTCGTAATTGTGGGCGGTAGTCCTTATGATGACTATGATGCTCAACTTATGGAAAAGTGGGGACGTTGGATTATTAAGTTACCTAAATCTCCACCTACGCAAATGCCAAAAATTGTTGCGGCTGCACATATTATTGTGGTTCCTCAACGTAATACACCTGCTGCTTTAGCCCAGTTTCCCTTGAAATTAACTGATGGGATGGCAATGGCTAAGCCGATTTTAGCGACAAATGTCGGGGATATTCCAGAAATTGTCGGGGAAACGGCTTATTTGGTTGAGCCTGCTTGCCCTGAAGAAATGGCATCGCAGATTAAGTTAATATTTGCCGACTGGGATGCAGCAAGCGATCGCGGTCGTCAAGCTAGAGTAAGATGTATAGAAAAATACAGTATATCGGCTATGGCTAGTACTCTACAGTCAGTTATTGCTAGTTTGTAA
- the rplI gene encoding 50S ribosomal protein L9, producing MAKRVQLVLTKDVSKLGRSGDLVEVAPGYARNYLIPQSLATHATPGILKQVERRREQERQRQAELKQQALEQKASLEKVGSLKIAKQVGENEAIFGTVTSQDVADAIQAATSQEVDRRGITIPDIGKLGTYKAEIKLFSDVTAVVDIEVVAS from the coding sequence ATGGCGAAGCGCGTACAATTAGTTTTAACAAAGGATGTCAGCAAGCTAGGCAGATCCGGCGACTTAGTGGAAGTAGCTCCTGGTTATGCTCGTAATTATTTGATTCCTCAGAGTTTGGCAACTCATGCCACTCCTGGTATTCTCAAGCAAGTAGAACGTCGCCGCGAACAAGAACGGCAACGTCAAGCAGAACTCAAACAACAAGCATTAGAGCAGAAAGCCAGCTTAGAAAAAGTTGGTAGCTTGAAAATTGCCAAGCAAGTTGGTGAAAACGAAGCTATTTTCGGTACAGTCACCAGCCAAGATGTTGCAGATGCGATTCAAGCAGCTACAAGTCAAGAAGTAGACCGTCGTGGTATTACCATTCCCGACATTGGTAAGTTAGGTACTTACAAAGCAGAAATCAAGCTATTCTCCGATGTAACAGCAGTAGTTGATATCGAAGTAGTAGCTAGTTAA
- the gloB gene encoding hydroxyacylglutathione hydrolase, whose amino-acid sequence MQVIRLAALSDNYIFLLHDPQQNIAAVVDPAESEPVLKQLAQLNAELVAIFNTHHHNDHVGGNQQLIQKFPQVKVYGGAEDKGRIPGQQVFLQQGDRVQFADRVADVIFVPGHTRAHIAYYFPPQTPNEPGELFCGDTLFAGGCGRLFEGTPAQMVESLTKLRSLPENTRVWCAHEYTLKNLQFALSVDAGNTDLQKRFDEVQKQRTQGIPTVPSQLGVEKLTNPFLRWEQPALQTAVKSNDPIQTFARIRGLKDRF is encoded by the coding sequence ATGCAGGTGATTCGATTAGCGGCACTTTCAGATAATTACATTTTTTTATTGCATGACCCTCAACAGAATATTGCGGCTGTTGTTGATCCGGCAGAGTCCGAGCCAGTACTTAAACAATTGGCTCAATTAAATGCAGAGTTAGTGGCAATTTTTAATACACACCATCACAATGATCATGTAGGTGGAAATCAGCAGTTAATCCAAAAGTTCCCCCAAGTGAAAGTTTATGGTGGAGCCGAAGATAAAGGTAGAATCCCAGGACAGCAAGTATTTTTACAACAAGGCGATCGCGTCCAATTTGCTGATAGAGTAGCCGATGTTATCTTCGTACCCGGACACACCCGCGCCCACATCGCTTACTACTTCCCTCCTCAAACACCAAACGAACCGGGGGAATTATTCTGTGGCGATACCCTGTTTGCTGGTGGTTGCGGTCGCTTATTTGAAGGCACACCAGCACAAATGGTAGAATCTTTAACTAAGCTACGCTCTCTACCAGAAAATACTCGTGTCTGGTGCGCTCATGAATACACATTAAAGAATTTACAATTTGCACTCAGTGTAGATGCTGGGAATACCGACTTACAAAAACGCTTTGATGAAGTCCAAAAGCAACGCACTCAAGGAATACCCACAGTACCCTCACAACTAGGCGTAGAAAAGCTCACCAACCCCTTTTTACGCTGGGAGCAACCCGCATTACAAACAGCAGTTAAAAGTAACGACCCCATCCAAACCTTTGCTCGTATCCGGGGATTAAAGGATAGGTTTTAG